A section of the Plasmodium knowlesi strain H genome assembly, chromosome: 3 genome encodes:
- a CDS encoding SICAvar, type I (fragment): protein MVQEYGSKGRPRLLSENCIQQNKDGTNGMDLCKHFQCVSEGWLKQKKGNSGATLSASDWTDVWDEAKRELTELGKARTGKKGQFETYCTDLKEDKEGKEACLLIAAGLKSLYNITDNDPVKASFQRTMRCVLLRHRSKERCVVFY, encoded by the exons ATGGTACAGGAGTACGGGTCAAAAGGGCGACCACGCCTCTTAT CCGAAAATTGCATCCAACAGAACAAGGACGGCACCAATGGCATGGATTTATGTAAACACTTCCAATGTGTATCCGAAGGATGgttaaaacagaaaaaaggaaacagtGGCGCAACTCTATCAGCATCTgactgg ACTGATGTATGGGACGAAGCAAAGAGGGAACTCACCGAACTTGGCAAAGCCAGAACTGGGAAGAAGGGACAATTTGAAACCTACTGCACAGACCTGAAGGAagataaggaaggaaaggaggcttgcctccttatagcagcaggattaaaaagtCTCTACAACATTACTGATAATGACCCCGTTAAGGCATCGTTCCAAAGAACGATGcgttgtgttttattaaGGCATCGTTCCAAAGAACGATGcgttgtgttttattaa